One stretch of Arachis duranensis cultivar V14167 chromosome 1, aradu.V14167.gnm2.J7QH, whole genome shotgun sequence DNA includes these proteins:
- the LOC107482555 gene encoding short-chain dehydrogenase PC-15: MSDTKIVLVTGCAIGGIGYEYCKAFAEKNCHVFASDISTRMQDMKQLESDSNIETLEIDVSSDQSVNSAVSTVISKRGRIDILVNNAGIGSTGPLAELPLDTIRKSWEINTLGQLRMVQHVVPHMASRRSGSIVNVGSIVGTVSTPWAGSYCSSKAAVIAMSNSLRLELRPFGIDVVLVLPGSVRSNLGRANLERLGNQDWKLYKEFKDAIAERARASQGEKATDGRVFARHVVNKVLRTKPPKQIAFGHMTGLFALLSWSPIWVRDLFFSTRFGLNRKL, encoded by the coding sequence ATGAGTGATACTAAGATTGTACTAGTCACTGGCTGTGCCATAGGTGGAATTGGCTATGAATATTGCAAGGCATTTGCCGAGAAAAATTGCCATGTCTTTGCTTCAGACATCTCAACAAGGATGCAAGACATGAAACAATTGGAGTCAGACAGCAACATAGAAACACTTGAAATTGATGTATCTTCAGATCAAAGTGTTAATTCGGCAGTTTCAACCGTTATATCAAAGCGCGGTCGCATTGATATTCTGGTTAACAACGCCGGCATAGGTAGCACCGGTCCCTTAGCCGAATTGCCACTGGACACGATTCGCAAATCGTGGGAAATCAACACGTTGGGACAACTTAGAATGGTTCAGCATGTTGTCCCTCACATGGCTTCTAGAAGGAGTGGGAGCATAGTCAACGTTGGAAGCATCGTGGGAACCGTGTCGACGCCTTGGGCCGGATCTTATTGCTCGAGTAAGGCGGCTGTTATCGCCATGTCGAACAGTTTGCGGCTCGAGCTGCGGCCGTTTGGGATCGACGTGGTTCTCGTCCTCCCGGGATCTGTGAGATCGAATCTCGGGAGGGCGAATTTGGAGAGATTGGGGAACCAAGATTGGAAGCTTTACAAGGAGTTTAAGGATGCTATTGCGGAGAGAGCGAGAGCTTCTCAAGGAGAGAAGGCAACGGATGGAAGAGTTTTTGCAAGGCATGTTGTGAACAAAGTTTTGAGGACTAAACCACCAAAACAAATTGCTTTTGGTCACATGACTGGCTTGTTTGCTTTGCTTTCTTGGTCTCCCATTTGGGTTAGAGATCTGTTTTTCTCTACTCGTTTTGGCCTAAACAGAAAGCTATAA